The Erinaceus europaeus chromosome 13, mEriEur2.1, whole genome shotgun sequence genome segment AAAATCTGAACTCTGTTGCtcttcttttcacttcttttataTCTTTGCAattcttttcccccttctttcattGCCactaaagttatcactggggtttggtggctGCATGgcaagtctactgctcctggtggccatccccccattgttttttctttccttcttatatttgacagaacagagtaattgagagtggaagtggagatagaaaaggagagagagagggagtcgggcggtagcgcagcgggttaagcgcaggtggcgcaaagcgcaaggaccagagtaaggatcccggttcgagcccccggctccccacctgcaggggagtcgcttcacaggcggtgaagcaggtctgcagatgtctgtctttctctccccctctctgtcttcccctcctctctccatttctctctgtcctatccaacaacaatgacatcaataataactacaacaataaaaaaacaacaagggcaacaaaaagaataaattaaaaaaataataaaaaaattttttaaaaaaaggagagaaagagagacacctacagcactgcttcatcacctgtcaagcttctccccgcaggtggggacaggaggcttgaacatggatctttGTGTGTGGTGATGTGTGCTATCGACTGTCTACTCCccttttgtttaattttcaaagcagttttaaaattatttttatttgtggtttAATAATGGTGTACAAGCTTATAAGATTAgaagagtatagtttcacaccataccCATCACAAAACTTCTGTGGCCAATGCCCCCATAAGTATCACGTTTTCACAGAGACTGAGAGGccgtttggttactttttttatttgttgcaaAGTTGTATGCCTTATCTAGATTCCAATATGAGCAAAATCATCCGGTAACTGTCTTCCACCTCTCTACTCCTTTTGTTTAGCATAATCATCGTCAGGTCTATCCATTTTGTTCAATCCAAAGgatacaatctcatctttttaaattgcagagtagtattccattgaatatatgcccCACAtgttggctattgcaaattgtttAGCTAAGAACATAGGGGTTCATAGATCCTTTCAAATTCATGTTTAAAGTCCTTTGGATACATGCTTAGGAATGGCGCTGCTGGCTCACCAGGCATTTCCATTTCTACTTAAGGACTCCACTGCTTTTCCACAGGGACTGTACCAGCTtgtatccccaccagcagtgtaacagagttcctttttgTCCAGACCTCTCCAACAgctatcatttcctgttttgttgaaatAGACCATACCTCACAGGTGGGAGGAGGTGTTATCTCAATGtggggaagtttttttttctttttctttcttttttccttcctttctttcttttttcctttccttccttccttccttccttccttccctctttctttctttctttctttctttctttctttctttctttctttctttctttctttctttctttctttctttatgtgaTGCCAAAGATCAAACACAGACCTCATACCTTTTAGCACTGAGTCACTTCCTCGGCTTAGTACTTTTCCGTTTAACTGTACTTAGGGgtaggaaacagagaggaagaaaaagaatggagAACACAGAGCACTGCCCCATCATACATGAGTtctgactcatcttgtccttgTTGCTCTTTTGTGGCGCTGAGAATCTTACCCAGGGCCtccctcacacatgcaaatcgcTATTTTGCTTTGTTGGCGCTTTGCTGATGAGCCACATCCCTAGTCCCTAAAAAGGTTTTGAGCTATACAGTGAAGCAGGAAAcaccatctttattttttttgaaggtCTTGAGCTATACATTGAAGCAGGAAACaccatctttattttttgaagGTCTTGAACTATACATTGAAGCAGGAaacactgtctttatttattttttttggagggggtccTGTAAGAACCTTAACCTGCCTAGAAAATGGACTGTCTCAGCTGATCTGGTTGGTTTTCCTGCCCTGTAGGTTGGTCCCCCTGGGCTGGGTCCACTCTGCTAATCAAATATGGCAGAGGATCATGCATACAAACTAGCCTGTGCTGGGGAGGGCCCCTCCATGGAGTGAAGGTGGATTGAGGAAGCCAGGGCTGGGCCATCAGATTGATCCTCGGGCATGTCTGGGCGATCAAGGCTCGGAGTCTGACAAGGCAGGCAGTGAGCTGAGACCAGTTTAGCATGGGACAAGTGAGTGGGAAGACATGCCAGCTGGGATGCCAATCCCATGTTAATTCTGTTCCAGATAGGCATAGCTCATCCCTCAATCTGGACTCGTCACCCATGAATGTGGCTTCAGAGTCCCCTTGCTCTGTGAAGGCAGGAACTGTGGGTATCTTATCTGCAGTGGCCCCAACATAATAGTTGTAGATGAGTAAGTGATTGAGTGTATGAATGAGTGAGCAGacaaatgagtgagtgagtgaatgtgagAGTAAGGagcggggtggtggcgcacctggttgaacacacagttGCAAtgtcaaggaccctggtttgagcccccagtccctgcctgcatggggaaagctttgaaagtggtgaagcagtgttgcaggtgtctctctgtttctctccctctctaccactcccttacccctcgatttctggttgtttctatccgataaatacatgaagataattaaaaaataaatgagtgagtgaatgagtctgGATGTAAGAGtaggtaaataaatgaatgaatgagtgtatGTGTTAATGAATGAGTATATAAATAAAGGCCtgaactgaatgaatgaatgagtggataagcaagtgagtgagtgaatgaatgagtagatgaatgagtgaatgagtggatgactatggctctggggaaaggaggaagagacgaCAGAGGTGACACATGAGACTGTGCAGAGCTGTGAAACGAGCTGGAAAGAGCCAGCTGTGGGAAGAACTTCTGTTCTTTACAGGCTGTGTATTGTGGGCTGGTCACCCACGCTCGTTGAAATGAACAGTTGTCACCTTGAGTGAACTGTCCTTGGAGGACAAAGTCTGTACCAggaagaattgtaccccttaatTCTCAGGCCAAACATGGTGCACCAGGGGGCGCTCTTGTCCCCATTTCTACTTGGTTCCAAGTGTGGTTCCCAGGCAGATGTTGGAAGGAGGCCTGTggtcaagtacacacacacacacacacacacacgcacacgcacacgcacacacacacatgcacacacgcatgcacgcatAAGACCAGTTGCAGGAATGTGGAAAGAAGTAACCTTTGATTCCAGAAAATCCTCACTGGGGTCTGCTGGGTCCTGGCCGGCTCTGGTCTGGTGACAGACAGGTTATTGGGTCAAGTCCTCCTGATGTACTGGGTCCTAAGGGGCTGCTGAGAGGTCCCGGGGCTGCCAGGAAGCAGAGTCTGCCTGCCCCCTTGGGGGTGAGGACACATGCCTTGTGCCCAGGGCAGGTCCAAGGGGCCCTCTTACCCTGTGTGTGGAGACAGGGCGAAGTCCTTGGGGACTTTTCAAAACCTCAGAGGGTGGTGCCCGGGATTCTTAGTCAGGAGCCAACTCTGAGAAGCTGTGTAGCTGGGATCTGATCCAGGAGGCGGTGTCCTGAGAGCTGGGACTCTCCCAGCTTTGGTGGTGGCCTAGTAGTCAGCTGGGTGGGTCTCTGCTTGACCTTTTAAGCCTGAGAGGGATAGCAACTCACCAAAACAATCTCTTATCCCAATTTATATTCCACTACCCCTCCAGATGAGCGAGCCTTTGTAAGTGCTGAAAGTGTTTACTGGAAACAAATGTTGCTATAAAAAGGGACTTGTGCTCAACTAGGGGACTACATTCAAGACTGGAAAACAGTAGAGAGCCTTTTCCAAATAGGACCCAGAGAGGCCCGAGAAAAGCTAGGGGCTAACTTtcatggataaaaaaaaaaaaactacccgcACATTCTGGAATAATTTGAAGCAGGCCAAGTGTGGAGCCTAGAGCCtgcatatttcttttctctttcttcctttcctttatttctctcttgctttctttcaaaTCCATGACTTGACACATGTGAGTTGTGTGTTCTACAGGTGAGATACATCCCTGGCTTAGGACTGTGCATTTAAAAccatatgtttgtgtgtgtggtgggggtagttgttgagctctggcttatgacttTGCCAAGGGTGGAACCTGAGCCCTTGGGGATGTAGGCCCCGTGCTCTTACTTGctcagctatctccccagctggatcttgtacttttatttaaaaaaaattgtcaccagagttattgatggGGATCAGTGCCTTTACAGTGAATCCACTGTGGtgtgctctgtctgtctgtctctttcttttataaagacaaagagaagttgagagggaagggggagatagagagaaggaaagagagacgcctTCAGTGTTTCACCCTGATGAAgtccattctctctccccctgcaggtagaaagtggaaagtggggtcttgaaccaagatcctttgaGCACTTACTTGataatgtgcactcagctgggtgccaGGAGCACCCAGTGGTGCACCCCCATGGGTGTGCGATCACCCCTTGTGCTTCTTTtccaggttcatgccccctgATGACCCCCTGGGCCGCTGGGGACCCACCTTGAGCAACTTCCTAAGCCGAAAGCCAAAGCCCCCGGAGCCATCCTGGCAGCACTGTCCCTACGGTGGGTGGTACCTGTGTCTTAAGGATCCTGGGGTCCTGTTCAGGGTCTTCTGTCCCCTCAGTGCAGCAGCCTGGGTTCTAGTCTCACTTCTGCCCCCTCACTGGGCTGTGTAACTCTGGAAAGGTAACAACTTCTCTGGTCAGTGGTTTCCTGACACAGTTACAGTTAGCTGAACTGGCGTGTCCTGGGTGGGGACATTTGTGAGGGCTGGCTGTGGGGATCACACACTGGCCAGAGGCTGGGGAAGGGGAGCAGGGAGGCTGTGTGCACACACCCAAAGCTCTCCATCACCTGAAGGCTGTGTCTACTTCCTGTCACCTACTCCTCTGCCCCTTGACCTTCTGGATTTGCCTCCGCTCTGGtaagagcaaaggactctgtccTCGAGCCCTCAGCACCTgcagactgagagaaagagagagagagaatcagcaggagtagatagcataatggttatacaaagagactcatgcctgaggctctgaagtcccaggttcaatcccctgcaccaccataagccagagatgatcagtgttctggtaaaataataataataataacaacaacaacaacaataataattacatatGTGAGGCGGTTGATGGAtccccagacctcatgcttgcaagtctgggGCTTCACCCCATGTGATACCTCCTGGTGCCCTCAGGTTGTGTTAATAttactatctttttattttattttatttatttattcccttttgttgcccttgttgttttattgttgtagttattattgttgttgtcgtcgttgttggataggacagagagaaatggagagaggaggggaagacagagaggaggagagaaagacacctgcagacctgcttcaccgcctgtgaagcgactcccctgcaggtggggagctggggttcgaaccgggatccttatgccggtccttgtgctttgcgccacctgcgattaacccgctgcgctacagcccaactcccaacattacTATCTTTTTTAAACCCGTGTACTGATCAGCTCTCTTGCGGtgtgggaggttgaacctgggattttggagcctcaggcatgagattctctttgcataacctttatactatctaccccacacccgttaatattattattagtattattcatGTGTGTGGGTGGGTATGTGTAGGGGTATTTAGAAGTCCAGTCAAGCCCTAAGTGGCCTTCAGGGCCATTTACACCCAGGTTGGTCCACCTTGCCTTCTTCCACTCAGAAGTGGCCTGTTTCATAACTGACTTGAGCACTTCTAAAATAGTCCTCAAACTGCCTGCGAGAGAGCTCAGCTGGGAAGGTGCCCACTCCAGGATGCGCtccacccaggttccagctctcaGATCTCAAGGCACTGGGGGAAGATTTGGCTTAATGGTGTctctttgggggctggggggtgggggaaaaagagaggggggaaagaaagaaatcattaagGAGAGGGCAATTTAGCGCCCAGATGTCCAAGGGAGGTACACCCCAAAGGCCACTCACCAGATCCTGAGATGTGGTTTCAGTCCCTGGCTAGACGGTGCTCCTACACTGAGAAATATGGGGTGCACTATCAGTACCCCACACTGTGGGGGAGGGTGCTGCACCTAGTGCGCCCTGCCGGTGCCCCAAGGCTCTTTTTACAACCTTAGTAGGTCCCCAaagagaaaggtgtgtgtgtgaggggagcATAGCTCACGCCCCGAGTCTCACCCCGCGCCCCCTTCCCGCTGCCCCTTCCAGGCAAGAAATGCACCTACGGCGTCAAGTGCAAGTTCTTCCACCCCGAGAGGCCGCACCAGGCGCAGCTGGCGGTGGCAGACGAGCTGCGCGCACAGACTCGGGCCTGGCGGGGTGCGGCCGCCGAGGACGAGTGGCCCCGGCGGCAGGGGGCTTCCCGGGGCGCCCCCGCAGCTGCCCCGCCCATCCCCCGCGAGCCCGGAGAGCGCACCCAGCTCCCCGCGCGGGGGGCGGCGGCCCTGGCGGCCCTGGCAGACGGCTTCTCGCGGCTCAGCTTCAGCGACACCTCGGGGCTCCTGGGGGCGCGATCCGCGGGGCCCTGCTGCAGCCTCGCGCGCCAGCCGCGCCGCCCTGACCTGGGGGCGGCGTCTCCTGCAGCCCCGCCCGGCCTGCCGAGCCCCTCGAGCGCGCTGGGCGGGTCTCGGGATGCTCCCGGTCTCGGGGACCCTCAGAGTGATGTGCTCCCCCATCGCCGGCTGCCGGCCGACCCGTGGGCCTCCCCGGAGGGGGCGGGCCGATTCTCGGGCAACCCAATCTGGACAGAGCCAGGCTGGGGCGACTGCCCCTTTGGGGGACCCTCCGATTCGGTGTCCCCCGCCGCACCCCGCGAGGTGGCCGCGCGCGCCCGGGCGCGAACCGCGCTCTGCAGACTCTTCCCGCCACGGCAGGTGGACCGCGTGATGGCGCTGTTCCCCGCGCTCTCAGATGTCACCAGGCTCAGTCTCCTCATCCAGCGACTCCAAGGATCTGGGGCGCCTTCGGGAAAGCCCTAAGGAGCCCGACAAGTCACCCCTCCCGGGGACGTCCCcaattcttccttgcaatttagCGAGGCCGCATGCAGCCTGTTCCAAGGTcgcccccagcccctcctttccCTTAGATATCGTCTGGGGAGCTTTCAGGGAGCTTTTCAGGAGGGGCCTTTATCTCTGGCCTGGAAGATTCTGGGTCCAACACAGCTCCAAGGGTGTGTCTGGAACTGTCCTCACCGCTGGAGGTGTGAAGCTGCAGTGGGGATCCACAA includes the following:
- the ZC3H12D gene encoding probable ribonuclease ZC3H12D, with product MERSSKMDFFQKLGYCHEDVVRVLEKLGQDALVNDVLQELIQTGSRPGASEISGAPVLVPRGSCGILDSVPRWLGVDQQEDCGDPATSLRPIVIDGSNVAMSHGNKEVFSCRGIQLAVDWFRDRGHPYIKVFVPSWRKDPPRSDTPIREQHVLEELERQAVLVYTPSRKLNGRRVVCYDDRYIVKVAYEQDGIIVSNDNYRDLQSENPEWKWFIEQRLLMFSFVNDRFMPPDDPLGRWGPTLSNFLSRKPKPPEPSWQHCPYGKKCTYGVKCKFFHPERPHQAQLAVADELRAQTRAWRGAAAEDEWPRRQGASRGAPAAAPPIPREPGERTQLPARGAAALAALADGFSRLSFSDTSGLLGARSAGPCCSLARQPRRPDLGAASPAAPPGLPSPSSALGGSRDAPGLGDPQSDVLPHRRLPADPWASPEGAGRFSGNPIWTEPGWGDCPFGGPSDSVSPAAPREVAARARARTALCRLFPPRQVDRVMALFPALSDVTRLSLLIQRLQGSGAPSGKP